In the Aneurinibacillus soli genome, one interval contains:
- a CDS encoding 4'-phosphopantetheinyl transferase family protein, with amino-acid sequence MIIAVRNTGYISDRKQACFLSVLSAEEQQRILNYKRIEDRQRALLGILTVYYMFQHYYPYIEVAKWYRRDKRGRPYVALSSGWQGDFNLSHAGKWIICAMTEKGRIGVDIEEIQPLDCKVAFECLTSEEYASLLQQKEANRWTFFYEKWTRKEAIGKAIGTGLLTPACFLSIEAKNSWSIRHYCIDEAHIACLCVSEGDLPERVTYMTDVEMERYWIRE; translated from the coding sequence ATGATAATAGCTGTACGAAATACGGGTTACATCTCTGATCGTAAACAGGCGTGCTTTCTTTCCGTGTTGTCGGCTGAAGAACAGCAGCGTATTCTAAACTATAAAAGAATAGAAGATAGGCAACGAGCACTGCTTGGGATCTTAACCGTATATTACATGTTCCAGCATTACTATCCATACATAGAGGTTGCGAAGTGGTATAGAAGAGATAAAAGAGGGCGCCCTTATGTGGCGTTATCTTCAGGCTGGCAAGGGGACTTTAATCTTAGTCATGCAGGAAAATGGATTATATGTGCCATGACCGAAAAAGGAAGAATCGGAGTCGATATAGAGGAAATACAACCACTTGATTGTAAGGTTGCCTTTGAGTGTCTGACTTCAGAAGAATATGCCTCGCTATTGCAGCAAAAAGAAGCGAATAGATGGACATTCTTTTATGAAAAATGGACACGAAAAGAAGCGATTGGCAAAGCAATAGGAACAGGGCTGTTAACCCCTGCATGCTTTCTTAGTATAGAAGCAAAGAATAGCTGGAGTATTCGTCATTACTGTATTGATGAAGCACATATTGCTTGTTTATGCGTAAGTGAGGGTGATTTGCCAGAGCGTGTTACGTACATGACGGATGTGGAGATGGAACGATACTGGATAAGAGAGTAG
- a CDS encoding non-ribosomal peptide synthetase family protein, with protein MEEYRQEKAAEGYWFDRLAEPLPVIQIPSDFSRYSLHDAAKESVKASITGPWIQKARTLCQNSNREIDVIMLSAYLVWIYRLSYEEDILVGVPSFCEGEEEEMRILPLRISVAGMETFEQLLTEVKIRLSEAIDHRFFLGAFEASHYPAIFTMGDACREQSVPIIWNIHSLSNGYGVEVTFNSKAFKRETIYRFIEQYQNILETLAAQPSAHFRKIDILSQEECNLYEMLNDTKREFPADKTLPALFVEAAEKFPARIALSSEKGQLTYEELHHKSDQVAQMLCDHGLKKGDFVALFMERSLETVVGLLGIMKAGGVYVPIDPEYPLARIEYMIEDSRAAFIITKTQYTNILQESSCFDGHTAQVLYVDDAALLPYNPIHFSIYPEAVDPAYMIYTSGSTGHPKGTVILHRGAVNLLVYLRGPYECMPDDVFLQFASYSFDASIAETFSALLWGARLHLLSNVERMAIEEFANAAERVKATGALALPTAFFKQIAAYLEDKSIRKLQTIKRIIVAGEALTGETVRLWQRRFGLGSKVFNAYGPTECTVGTTIYLIEEEVPSDQVYIPIGKPYDNYETYIVDPNGQLCPIHVPGELYIGGVGLAKEYLNKPDKTAEAFVPHLFSDSSGKYLYKSGDIVRLLADGNIEYVGRKDNQVKIRGHRIEIDEIEDVFAKQADVEHVAVVAKTEEDGNKRLVTYYSTGSMQPLDEKKIRNFLAQSLPGYMVPEQFIYLENMPIAPTGKIDRKLLVTRKDKITLIQKNREKPKSETEKCIAKAWEKVLGVEEIGVADDFFDIGGHSLKIISILVLLKPKFPSLKIQDFFRCRTIAALAEYVERAGESEPVHALSNEERQIKELTEPPVIKGAKKREWNTARNVLVTGGTGYLGAHIVHELLQETKANVYCLVRVSDGGSPEQRLLNTVHFYFPDSNLEAFKSRIVIVEGDLSEPDLGISPDVRDHLSEKIDAIIHCAADVRHFGDSSQFEKVNVRGTSSLLDIIRNKQDAHFHHISTVSVPEDLAASGQWNDFVKNGDFTYDVVLENEYSNSKLRAENIVRTAMKGIPATIYRVGNLVGRTQSGKFQRNIESNAFYRMIKAMLLLGIAPAADWYVDITPVDYASRAIVNLASQPEIEGRTFHICNSEQIHYTDFITQLQSLGYEITLLEPTRYREALFQVDDPGEKAEALELAIAQLEGDGAHDSEYRYVCNEAQEILMRAGIDCPKPDHDLVQALVTYAIKIGYFPPAREHVTAR; from the coding sequence ATGGAAGAGTACAGACAAGAAAAAGCAGCAGAAGGATACTGGTTTGATAGGCTAGCTGAGCCACTGCCTGTTATTCAAATACCATCGGATTTCTCACGGTATTCGTTACACGATGCTGCAAAGGAATCAGTAAAGGCTTCTATCACTGGACCTTGGATACAGAAGGCACGAACTCTATGTCAAAATAGTAATCGTGAAATAGACGTGATCATGTTGTCTGCGTATCTGGTTTGGATATATCGTCTTTCATATGAGGAAGACATTTTGGTAGGTGTTCCTTCTTTTTGTGAGGGGGAAGAGGAAGAAATGAGAATTCTTCCTCTTCGGATTTCTGTTGCGGGAATGGAGACGTTTGAGCAGCTGCTAACGGAAGTGAAAATTCGATTATCAGAAGCGATCGACCACCGTTTTTTCCTCGGTGCTTTTGAAGCGAGTCATTATCCCGCTATCTTTACGATGGGGGATGCATGCAGAGAACAGTCGGTACCGATTATATGGAACATTCATTCACTTTCGAATGGTTATGGGGTAGAGGTGACCTTTAATAGCAAGGCATTTAAGCGGGAGACCATCTATCGTTTTATTGAACAATACCAAAATATTCTTGAAACACTAGCAGCTCAACCGTCTGCTCATTTTCGAAAAATTGACATCTTGAGTCAAGAAGAATGTAATCTATATGAGATGCTGAATGATACAAAAAGAGAGTTTCCGGCTGATAAAACCCTTCCTGCTCTGTTTGTGGAAGCAGCCGAAAAATTCCCTGCCCGTATCGCCCTTTCCTCGGAGAAAGGACAGCTTACTTATGAAGAATTACATCACAAATCTGATCAGGTCGCTCAGATGTTGTGTGATCATGGGTTGAAAAAAGGTGATTTTGTTGCTTTATTTATGGAACGAAGTCTCGAAACAGTAGTAGGTCTACTCGGAATTATGAAAGCGGGAGGGGTATATGTACCCATTGATCCGGAATATCCGCTAGCGCGTATCGAATACATGATTGAGGATAGCCGTGCCGCTTTTATCATAACGAAAACACAATATACAAACATTCTGCAGGAGAGTAGTTGCTTTGATGGACATACCGCTCAGGTACTTTATGTAGATGATGCAGCGTTGCTCCCGTATAATCCTATACATTTTTCTATCTATCCAGAGGCAGTAGATCCTGCCTACATGATTTATACGTCCGGCTCTACGGGTCATCCTAAAGGAACGGTTATTCTTCATAGGGGTGCAGTAAATTTGCTCGTATACTTGCGGGGACCGTATGAATGTATGCCAGACGATGTTTTTCTTCAATTTGCTTCGTATAGTTTTGATGCTTCAATTGCCGAAACGTTTTCCGCTTTGCTCTGGGGTGCACGCTTACATTTGCTGTCTAATGTGGAGCGGATGGCGATCGAAGAATTTGCTAATGCTGCCGAGAGAGTTAAGGCAACAGGAGCGCTGGCACTTCCGACTGCGTTCTTTAAACAAATTGCAGCCTATCTGGAAGATAAAAGTATCCGTAAACTGCAAACAATCAAAAGAATTATCGTAGCCGGTGAAGCGCTAACCGGCGAAACCGTACGTCTATGGCAACGACGCTTTGGACTGGGTAGTAAGGTTTTTAATGCATACGGGCCGACGGAGTGTACGGTAGGGACGACGATTTATCTCATCGAAGAAGAAGTTCCATCCGATCAGGTTTATATTCCAATCGGAAAGCCCTATGATAATTATGAAACGTATATCGTAGATCCAAATGGACAGCTGTGTCCGATTCATGTACCGGGAGAGCTGTATATTGGAGGAGTGGGCTTAGCCAAAGAATACTTGAATAAGCCGGATAAAACAGCGGAGGCTTTTGTGCCTCACTTGTTCTCTGATAGCTCAGGGAAATATTTGTACAAATCAGGGGATATTGTACGATTGCTAGCTGACGGCAATATCGAGTATGTAGGACGCAAGGATAATCAGGTGAAAATTCGCGGTCACCGGATTGAAATAGATGAGATTGAAGACGTATTTGCAAAACAGGCGGATGTTGAACATGTAGCTGTTGTTGCAAAAACAGAAGAAGATGGAAATAAACGACTAGTAACCTACTACAGTACAGGAAGTATGCAACCACTAGACGAAAAGAAAATACGGAACTTTCTTGCTCAATCGTTACCAGGTTACATGGTTCCCGAACAGTTCATTTATTTAGAGAATATGCCGATTGCTCCAACGGGTAAAATTGATCGGAAACTATTAGTTACCAGAAAAGATAAAATTACGCTGATACAAAAAAATAGGGAAAAACCGAAGAGTGAGACAGAAAAGTGTATCGCCAAAGCATGGGAGAAAGTTCTTGGTGTAGAGGAGATCGGGGTTGCGGATGACTTTTTTGATATTGGCGGACATTCGCTAAAAATCATCAGCATTCTTGTTTTGTTAAAACCGAAGTTTCCTTCCCTAAAAATACAAGATTTTTTCCGTTGCCGCACGATTGCTGCGTTAGCAGAATACGTGGAGCGAGCAGGAGAGTCAGAACCGGTGCATGCATTGTCTAACGAAGAACGCCAGATCAAAGAGTTAACGGAACCCCCTGTCATAAAAGGAGCAAAGAAGCGGGAGTGGAATACAGCCCGGAATGTGCTTGTAACGGGAGGAACCGGTTATCTTGGTGCACATATCGTACATGAGCTTTTGCAGGAAACAAAAGCAAACGTTTATTGCCTTGTTCGTGTTTCTGATGGAGGTTCGCCTGAACAGCGTCTTTTGAATACGGTGCACTTTTATTTTCCTGATAGCAATCTAGAAGCTTTCAAAAGCAGAATTGTGATTGTCGAAGGGGATTTAAGTGAACCGGATCTCGGTATATCTCCTGATGTACGTGACCATTTGTCTGAAAAAATTGATGCGATCATTCATTGTGCAGCGGATGTTCGTCATTTTGGAGATTCATCCCAGTTTGAAAAAGTAAATGTAAGAGGGACATCGTCCTTGCTAGACATAATCCGCAATAAGCAGGATGCTCATTTTCATCACATCTCAACTGTAAGTGTGCCGGAAGACTTAGCAGCGAGTGGACAATGGAATGACTTTGTGAAAAATGGTGATTTCACATACGATGTAGTACTAGAAAATGAATACTCCAATAGCAAACTTCGCGCAGAGAATATCGTACGTACAGCTATGAAAGGCATTCCGGCTACGATTTACCGTGTAGGCAATCTGGTTGGTCGTACACAGTCTGGAAAGTTCCAGCGTAATATTGAAAGCAATGCATTTTATCGGATGATAAAAGCAATGCTGCTATTGGGGATTGCTCCTGCTGCTGATTGGTACGTCGACATTACACCAGTAGATTATGCGAGCCGAGCGATTGTAAATCTAGCTAGTCAACCAGAAATAGAAGGAAGAACATTCCATATATGCAATAGTGAGCAGATCCACTATACAGACTTCATTACACAATTACAGTCGCTAGGATATGAGATTACACTACTAGAACCTACAAGATATCGGGAGGCTTTGTTCCAAGTTGATGATCCAGGGGAAAAAGCCGAAGCGCTAGAGTTAGCAATAGCCCAGCTTGAAGGGGATGGTGCACATGATTCTGAATATCGGTATGTATGCAACGAAGCGCAAGAGATTCTAATGAGAGCAGGAATTGATTGTCCGAAGCCAGATCATGATTTGGTACAGGCACTAGTAACCTATGCCATTAAAATAGGGTATTTCCCACCTGCTAGAGAGCATGTAACAGCAAGATGA
- a CDS encoding methyl-accepting chemotaxis protein, with protein sequence MRRIRNSASWKIIIASLGILLVFGILSSTATYFMIKNSNLSSMSKQLHDTAAILAEEVNLDQVRSVVAQPNDKNPDVLQATKKMDEIMGHSTIIDNLYLASYKNGQFFNVSMSSSLRKLGVPYNQNLNEVGLSPDLLALMKAAFEQKKIQATDIYGDQYGQFKTGIAPVLDEQNNVIAVYVVDYNVAQVTQKAWKEASTILYMMLPFTIICGLLIYFIIRRMMAPIHSLSEKAHMIAAGNLNIEITEVQGNDEIGELGKSFSAMLTNLRGIIHNVTDVSSRISHLSARLSSEIKNTVQENQQVSAAIQEIASSTEIQVGSVMASSQATQELSEGIQHVAITSGSISEVSNTMALEAEEGNSTTKKVVEQMRSISLSVDKSVSDVRSLGEHSQEISKIVEMITGISSQTNLLALNAAIEAARAGEHGKGFAVVADEVRKLAEQSTQSAQQIANLVQEIQGRTSHSISSMDHVVKEVNVGMEVVQKAGQAFEYILEAVQGINTQIQEVSATSEEMAASSQQVTASMESMTGISQEFAGNTSSVSSSSVRQLASMQEIARETESLDTVVDELKETIERFTL encoded by the coding sequence GTGAGAAGAATTAGAAACTCAGCAAGTTGGAAAATTATTATTGCATCTCTTGGTATACTATTAGTTTTTGGGATTTTAAGTAGTACTGCTACATATTTTATGATTAAAAATAGTAACTTAAGCAGCATGAGCAAACAATTACATGACACGGCGGCGATTCTAGCCGAAGAAGTAAATCTAGATCAAGTACGATCCGTTGTTGCACAGCCAAACGATAAAAATCCAGATGTACTGCAAGCAACCAAAAAGATGGATGAAATCATGGGCCATTCTACGATTATTGACAATCTATATCTAGCTTCCTATAAAAACGGGCAGTTCTTTAATGTTTCCATGAGTTCAAGTCTTCGAAAATTAGGCGTTCCGTATAATCAAAATCTTAACGAAGTAGGTCTCTCACCAGACTTACTTGCTTTAATGAAAGCTGCGTTTGAGCAGAAGAAAATTCAGGCTACCGATATATATGGAGACCAGTATGGTCAATTTAAAACGGGAATTGCGCCTGTTTTGGACGAACAAAACAATGTCATTGCCGTTTATGTAGTGGATTATAATGTCGCGCAAGTCACCCAGAAAGCTTGGAAAGAGGCTAGTACGATTTTATACATGATGCTACCTTTTACAATCATTTGCGGATTGCTCATTTACTTTATCATCAGACGTATGATGGCACCGATTCATTCTCTTTCAGAGAAAGCACATATGATAGCTGCAGGAAATTTGAATATCGAAATCACGGAAGTACAAGGCAATGATGAGATTGGCGAGTTAGGCAAAAGCTTTTCTGCCATGCTCACAAATCTGCGTGGGATTATTCACAATGTAACGGATGTATCTTCTCGTATTTCTCATTTGTCAGCAAGGCTATCATCAGAAATTAAGAATACCGTTCAAGAGAATCAGCAAGTCTCTGCTGCGATTCAGGAGATCGCAAGCAGTACGGAGATACAGGTAGGGAGTGTCATGGCCAGTTCTCAAGCTACTCAAGAGCTTTCAGAGGGAATTCAGCATGTAGCGATAACCTCAGGTAGCATCTCTGAAGTTTCGAACACAATGGCTTTGGAAGCGGAAGAAGGAAATAGCACCACGAAGAAAGTGGTTGAGCAGATGAGAAGTATCAGTCTCTCTGTAGACAAATCCGTTTCTGATGTAAGGTCGCTAGGAGAACACTCTCAGGAAATTAGCAAAATCGTGGAGATGATTACCGGGATTTCTTCCCAAACAAACTTGCTGGCCCTTAATGCAGCAATTGAAGCTGCGCGTGCGGGTGAGCATGGGAAAGGATTTGCGGTTGTAGCAGATGAAGTTCGAAAACTGGCTGAACAGTCCACACAATCAGCACAACAAATTGCAAATCTCGTACAGGAAATTCAGGGAAGAACCTCTCATTCCATTTCGTCTATGGATCATGTGGTGAAAGAAGTAAATGTAGGAATGGAAGTGGTCCAAAAGGCAGGACAAGCTTTTGAATACATTTTAGAAGCGGTTCAGGGTATTAATACGCAAATCCAGGAAGTATCTGCTACCTCTGAGGAAATGGCTGCTAGTTCGCAACAAGTGACAGCATCCATGGAGTCAATGACAGGAATTTCTCAGGAATTCGCTGGAAACACTTCTTCTGTTTCTTCATCGTCAGTACGACAATTAGCATCGATGCAAGAGATTGCAAGGGAAACGGAATCGCTGGATACGGTAGTGGATGAGCTGAAAGAAACGATTGAACGTTTCACTTTATAA